The Caldanaerovirga acetigignens genome segment ATTGGAATTAATATACAGTATGCCATCCAAACAGAACCACGAGGCCTTGCCGATGCGTTCATCGTTGGTGAGAGGTTTATCGATGGCGATAAATCTATGCTGATTCTTGGAGACAACATCTTCTATGGCCAGGGGTTCGGTGCTATGCTCAGGAAAGCAGCGTCCTTGGAAAAAGGTGCTGTCATTTTTGGGTATTACGTCAAAGACCCCCGGCCTTATGGTGTTGTTGAGTTTGACGAACAGGGGAATGTTATCTCAATCGAGGAAAAACCTGAAAGACCGAAATCAAACTATGCCATTCCGGGGCTATATTTCTATGATGAAAAAGTAGTAGAATTTGCAAAAAGTTTAAAACCGTCCGCAAGAGGGGAATTGGAAATAACGGATTTAAATAGAAAATATTTAGAAATTGGGGAACTAAAAGTTGAACTTTTTGGAAGAGGTTTTACGTGGCTCGATATGGGAACGTATGATGGATTACTGGAAGCAGCTAATTTTGTGGAAACGATCCAGAAGCGCCAGGGCTTTTACATAGGCTGCATCGAAGAAGTTGCCTTTAGAATGGGGTACATAGATAGGGAGCAACTTTATAAGCTCGGAAAAGAGATGGAAAAAACAGACTACGGAAGGTATTTGATGGATTTGGCGAATGGAGTGAGAGAATGAGCAAGTTTGAAAAGATAGAAACTGGAATAGACGGCTTGTATATAATAAAACCAACTGTGTTTAGTGATAGTAGGGGTTTTTTCATGGAAGCATGGAATGAGAGGGACTTTTTGGATATAGGTTTAAATGTAAAGTTTGTGCAAGATAACCATTCAAGGTCGACTAAGGGAGTCTTAAGAGGTCTTCACTTTCAGGATCCCCACCCCCAGGGGAAACTAGTGAGGGTAGTTACTGGCATCGTGTTCGATGTGGCGGTGGATTTGCGAAGAGATTCTCCAACCTTTGGGAAATGGTTTGGCGTTATTTTGAGCGAAGAGAATAAAAAAATGCTTTACATTCCAGAAGGATTCGCGCATGGCTTCCTTGTATTAAGTGATTATGCGGACTTTCTATATAAGGCAACGGAATACTATTGTAAAGAATGTGATGCTGGAATCATATGGAATGATCCGGATATTGGGATTGACTGGCCACTTAAAGAGTATGGGATAAAGGAGCCAATCCTGTCTGAAAAGGACAGAAATTTACCAACGTTGAAAGAGTGGCTTAAAAGTGGGTGTAGAAGATGAAGGTATTGATCACAGGTGCTAGCGGACAACTTGGCCAGGAGTTTCAAAAGTTGTTCGAAAAAGAAGGCATTGAGTACATACCGGCAGGCCACGGTACACTTGATATAACGAACTTAAGGATATTGAGAGAATTTACTAAAGGCAAAAACATAAGCCATATAATAAACTGTGCTACTTATAATGCAGTGGATAAAGCTGAAGAGGACTGGAAAACAGCGTATCTTGTCAACGGCTTTGGTGTAAGAAATCTTGCAATAGTTGCAAATGAAATAGGGGCAGAGCTAGTGCATTATTCTACAGATTACGTATTTGATGGGGAAAAAAAGAGTCCCTACACGATATACGATACTCCAAACCCGATAAACAAATACGGAGAAAGTAAACTGCTGGGCGAGCGCTTTTGTCAAATGACGCAAAAATATTATCTTGTGCGAGTCAGCTGGGTTTTTGGAAGTGGGAATATTAATTTTCCCAAAAAAGTTCTTGAATGGATCAAGGGGAAAGATGTAGTTAGAATAGCAGACGATGAAGTAAGTTCCCCGACGTACGCAGTTGATTTAGCATATGCAACGTATTTGTTGATAAAAGAAAGAGCGTACGGGCTTTATCATATAACAAATACACCAGCCTCAAGGTACGAGTGGGCAGAGTATATACTGAAAAAAATTAATTTTAAAGACAAGATTGAGAGAGCAAAACGGGATGAATTTAAACTTCCTGCAAAGAGGCCGGGTTATTCCGTTTTGAATAACTTCGGTTTAAAAGAAACGATAAACTTTGAAATGCCGTCCTGGCAGGATGCAACGGACAGATTTTTAAAAGAACTAAACCTTCTATAAGGGGGATTGTCTTTGATTTTACTCGTAACCGGTTGTGCCGGATTTATAGGAAGCAACTTTATATATTACTACCTTGGGAAGTATAAAGATAGGAAAATCATTGGTCTTGATAAACTAACCTATGCTGGCAACCTGGAAAATCTCGAGAACCTTACCCAGGAGCAAAAACAGAGATTTTATTTCATACGAGGAGATATTACCAATGCGGAACTTGTCGATTATATATTCGAAGCGTACGATATAGACGTAGTTGTCAACTTTGCAGCGGAGTCGCATGTCGATAGATCGATACTCGATCCGCAAGTTTTTCTGAAGACAAATGTGCTTGGGACACAAAATCTACTCGATGTAGCCAAAAAACATTGGTATAGGAACGGAAAGTGGAAAGAAGGCAAGAAGTTCATCCAAATTTCAACGGATGAAGTATACGGTTCACTTGGACCAACTGGGTATTTTACGGAGGAAACGCCTCTTGACCCGCATAGTCCCTATTCGGCAAGCAAGGCTTCAGCGGATTTGATGGTAAAGGCGTACCATTATACGTTTGGAATGCCGGTTAATATAACAAGATGCTCGAATAATTATGGTCCATACCAGTTTCCTGAAAAGTTGATACCACTCATGATATGGAACGCATTGAATCACAAAGAACTTCCCGTTTATGGAGATGGTAAGCAGATAAGGGATTGGCTGTACGTAGAAGATCATTGCAGAGCAATAGACTTGGTGATAGAAAAAGGAAGAATTGGGGAAATTTACAACATAGGTGGACATAATGAAAAAGAAAATATCTACATAGTAAGGAAAATTATTGAAATACTCAGGGAAAAAACAGGAGATGAAAATATAAATGAGGGGCTAATAAGGTACGTAAAGGATAGACCAGGCCACGATAGGCGTTATGGAATCGATCCCACAAAGATTATGAAGGAACTCGGTTGGGAGCCAGAAGTAATGTTTGATGATGGGATTGAGAAAACGGTGAATTGGTATTTGAACAATATAGATTGGGTAAAAAGGGTAATATCTCAAGAGTATTTGGAGTTTTATGAGAAGAACTATAGCAAAAGATGATATGTTGGTTTGCAATAAAATTGCAAGAAAAAGAAGTTAGATGCCGCTTTAAATCCCCTGTGAAATGGTGAAGCCTCTGGGAAGAAAGAAGAGGTTCTTTATAATAGTAGCTTTTTTCATAGCAGCTGTTATTTTAAGTTATGCCGGATTTAAGTATTACCAGATATATAAAAACTTGAAAAACATGGAAAAAGAAATTGGTCTACCGCCTAAGGAAACCGAGATTAGACCGCTAAAACCGGTGAATATTTTACTTTTGGGAATCGACTCAGGGGAGTTTATGGGAAGTTATCGGCCGGGACGTGGACGGGCAGATACAATTATGCTTTTTGCAGTCCGACCGGCGGAGGGGAAAATAATTCAGGTGTCTATACC includes the following:
- the rfbA gene encoding glucose-1-phosphate thymidylyltransferase RfbA, producing MKAIILSGGNGTRLYPITKAISKQLVPVYDKPMIYYPLSTVMLTGIKDVLIITNPEYVELYRNLLKDGSHIGINIQYAIQTEPRGLADAFIVGERFIDGDKSMLILGDNIFYGQGFGAMLRKAASLEKGAVIFGYYVKDPRPYGVVEFDEQGNVISIEEKPERPKSNYAIPGLYFYDEKVVEFAKSLKPSARGELEITDLNRKYLEIGELKVELFGRGFTWLDMGTYDGLLEAANFVETIQKRQGFYIGCIEEVAFRMGYIDREQLYKLGKEMEKTDYGRYLMDLANGVRE
- the rfbB gene encoding dTDP-glucose 4,6-dehydratase, encoding MILLVTGCAGFIGSNFIYYYLGKYKDRKIIGLDKLTYAGNLENLENLTQEQKQRFYFIRGDITNAELVDYIFEAYDIDVVVNFAAESHVDRSILDPQVFLKTNVLGTQNLLDVAKKHWYRNGKWKEGKKFIQISTDEVYGSLGPTGYFTEETPLDPHSPYSASKASADLMVKAYHYTFGMPVNITRCSNNYGPYQFPEKLIPLMIWNALNHKELPVYGDGKQIRDWLYVEDHCRAIDLVIEKGRIGEIYNIGGHNEKENIYIVRKIIEILREKTGDENINEGLIRYVKDRPGHDRRYGIDPTKIMKELGWEPEVMFDDGIEKTVNWYLNNIDWVKRVISQEYLEFYEKNYSKR
- the rfbC gene encoding dTDP-4-dehydrorhamnose 3,5-epimerase, yielding MSKFEKIETGIDGLYIIKPTVFSDSRGFFMEAWNERDFLDIGLNVKFVQDNHSRSTKGVLRGLHFQDPHPQGKLVRVVTGIVFDVAVDLRRDSPTFGKWFGVILSEENKKMLYIPEGFAHGFLVLSDYADFLYKATEYYCKECDAGIIWNDPDIGIDWPLKEYGIKEPILSEKDRNLPTLKEWLKSGCRR
- the rfbD gene encoding dTDP-4-dehydrorhamnose reductase, whose product is MKVLITGASGQLGQEFQKLFEKEGIEYIPAGHGTLDITNLRILREFTKGKNISHIINCATYNAVDKAEEDWKTAYLVNGFGVRNLAIVANEIGAELVHYSTDYVFDGEKKSPYTIYDTPNPINKYGESKLLGERFCQMTQKYYLVRVSWVFGSGNINFPKKVLEWIKGKDVVRIADDEVSSPTYAVDLAYATYLLIKERAYGLYHITNTPASRYEWAEYILKKINFKDKIERAKRDEFKLPAKRPGYSVLNNFGLKETINFEMPSWQDATDRFLKELNLL